The following is a genomic window from Antechinus flavipes isolate AdamAnt ecotype Samford, QLD, Australia chromosome 3, AdamAnt_v2, whole genome shotgun sequence.
atgcagTCAATTAAAGGTGCTAGAActtcaaaaaaatcaattagatTAAACAGAGTAGttgtaaatatgaaattatacacagagattttaaaaaaattcaatttcataagTACAAAAGGAAAGGATATGATCTTGaaaggacaaaaatgagacataataaacaaatattattcACCACCTTTCatacaaaagtatttttatgaattaaaaagttTGCTATAATCTGATGGCTATTATGGCCTTTTATGCTCCTTCTACCCAAGAGCTAAGCTCAGAATATCTGTTAAAACAAGTTATAGTATAGAcacaaatttattttcaatatcttCAGCAAGGGATTATATTCACTAATTAAGTGCATGAAACACATAAGAAAATAGAGCAATGGATAATCACTTCATAATAATTACCTGACAGCATAGGAAACTCACTAGTctataagaaatacaaaaaaaacacacacacacacacacacacaaaaaaaactttATCATGAACACTTATTGCCTACTTGGGAGACAGTAAGACTtctttttgagaaggaaagaattaataGGCATCTAGGTTACCCCTAAGTAGGAAATGCAACCCATCAATTATGGAGAAATTGTCTGAACTTGATCATTCATATAGCTCCAATTCAAATAATAACCTCAAAAGAGTAAGGGAAGTCAACCAAAAGTTTAGAATTGAACTCAAGGAGTTGAATCCAGAGAGAGTACCTTTTTAACCTACAAATCCAATTGCAGACATCTAGAAAACAGAATGTAAGTAAATAGAGTAGAAGTGGTAATAGTTTAGGCATCTAAAAATTCAGAGTTGCTATTACAGCTCAGTAGAGCAGTGGTTATTCATAGGTTGtctaagccattctccagtttaaGAGGTCAGATTAAAGTACCAAATTTATTAGATAAATCGCAAAATCTAACAAATGTTAAGCAAAAAATAGAAGTGCTTATTTTATTAGACAAATTATTTCCATTGTTGAAGCACATGTAGTGTGGAGTATGTGCAGAGCAGGTAGGGGGTATTAGGGTGTGGGTGCATGTGTTTTATAAACAGGTGCAACacatattatgttttatatataatttgcataTTTGCAAATCAATGTGTTTTTTCTGCTGTCAGGCTTCTTTATCATTTGTGATATTGTTCATTGCTATACTTATTGTCATAGGGACAAGTAGTTTTTGCATCTATAAATCTGTCAGCATTCACAATATATAGTATGATGGTATATATCTTGTTTCTTGGtagaatattttctaaaaattattgaaaaattattatcCACACTCATTATGTGAGTTTCATACTTTAATAATGCATTGATAGTAGTTCCATTTAATTTTGGTGTAATTCCCATATTAGGAACTCACATGctttttgggttttattttgaatataattacTTGTCTCTGTTATATACTAAATTTTGTGAATTATGACAAAGGATATTTAAGTATACTTGAAGGATATTTGCAggtccttcaaatattttttcttggagaaGAATGTGTGATACCTTTACTCTCTTGAGATCTGTTTCTCTAAAGAGAGTGACCAGGTTTCAGCtgcaaaataaatatcaaagaaacAAGCATTTGCAATGGAAGCAAAAGATGTACAAAAGAGATCAAACATCGTTGGTTTACAAGAACACTTGTAAggacaaaagaaaattgaaagatgGTGTAATATGTTATTATCCAATCATTGCTTCTTTATTATAACACATACTGCCTTTGAATCAGCACCAGAGGATGAGACAAAAAACAAgtcaggagaaagagaataaaagcagCCTAAAGATGTTTTTTCTACTCTGGCTTATTTATAAGACCATacttatgcttaaaaaaaaaaaaaattgaactgaattttccTAATCCTTGCGTTCCCCCAATTTACTTTGGCCTTCATGAAgattataaatagaataaaatacaaatattctgTTTTATTACATGAATCGTAGTTTATTTCTTCACATGAGGGAAGAAACAGATAGGCCTAAGCAACTGCACTGTAACCTGGAATTCATGTCTGTTTTTATAAACTGGATAAAGATTTCATAGGTACAGGAAAACCTGAAGCCACATATTCCATGGAATAGCTATACAAATGTACATTCtgattttgttcctttctttttttttattctttaattatgTACTCTTGTATCTGATCTAGTCTATCATTGAGCTGATTTCATTTTGTCATGTCTAGCAGAGAAGAGACAATGATTGCCAGTAGATGgagactttataaatattatataggtTAAAGATATTCCATGTACAGATTTTAGATCATGAGATAAACACTACCACCTAGAGAAACGAATAGCTAATGGAATAGAACAGTGCTCACTGAGAACTTCAGAGCATTTGTTTGGTACATTCTTGGAGATAGATCTAGGTTGTGTCATAACCAGTAACCACCAGACTTCTCTGGATGTGatacatatattatctaaaaaaagcaaatggcaaaGAATGTCATCTGCTGGTCATATATCACAGAGAGACTGTACATAATATTTAAGCAAGAACTTGACTAGAATCTTCATTATAACATGCTATCTTCTTCTACTGTCTAGACTTACTAGATAAGAATTTTCACTCCACTCATTATAACTATCCCCAAAATGCTTATGAGAATCATTCCCATTCACCTTTCTAAAACTAGATACTAATAACTGATCAAGGATAACTACATTCATTGATATCGGTCTTCTATGgagctttgttgttattgttgttgctgctgctgtagTTCTAGTAACTCTTAAATATTAACATACATGTTTTAAGACAGGAATTACTAAACTGACAAATGTCCAAAGAATGATATCATAGATGAGGATGGGTCACATACataacattaattttgtttaaagaaaCTGAATATATTTAGTTTGAATAAGAAAAACTTAggatgggaagggggaagggagggagatgacaattaattgaaattaattcaattaattgaaAGATGatagaagaatcttttttttttttttttgagggattcTATAGTACAGAACTAAGAACAATGGGAAGaagttaaaaagaggaaaatttaggttggatagaagaaaaaaaaataaaagtaaacaaaaaatttgtGGTGCTCTGCCTAAAACTGAGATGAGTGTATCAAAAGGTAAGTTTTCCTCTATTAATGGTCTGTAAGCAATGACTGAATGATAGGTGTTATAGAAAGGAAGTCTTCCAAACATGGGTTGATTAAATAACACCTAAGCTTTTTTTCTAACTTAGAAATTCTTTAATTCTATTTGATTATTTTGCTagtgttttttctttgacttttctttttaattttatgtgattCAGCAGCCTAATCTTTACCCTCATCATAGTTCTATTGGTTTGAGAAGTCTCCTAACCATCAGTAAGACAGCAAGACAATAGTCATACCAAGGGCATTAAATTGTGATCCTCATTATCTAAAgataatatgcatatacacacatgcacattcaTATGCACAGTAGTAATTCTTTCCATTCCAGAGGTAAATTCCCTTCAATTCCAGAGGTAATTTCCTCCACCATTGTGGAGAAACTCATTATTTAGAAAGGACAAAAGGTACAAACTCAAGGATGAATTTATATTGGACATATAACCAATTTACCCCCTGGGCAAAAAAAGTTCTCAATATGTGAGGTATCCTACTAACTCAGTGAGATATGTAAAATAGAGTTTAATGGAGTCTATTGTATTTTCCCTATTCCAGTGAATTAGATAAAGTTATGGTTATATAACTGATTCTTTTGCCCTGGGAAAAAATAGACCAGCCTTCAAGTCTCCTACTATACTAGGGACATACATTTTCTGATTGGgcataaaaaagattatttaaggTCAGTGTATGGAGATTAGTTAAAGAGTTTTAAGTTCCCTTCTCGGAATCCACTTACATGGAGTTGTAGAGTGAAAACAAATGAAGTCCTTCTCCACATGCTCTTTTCTAGTAGCATCCTCACAAAAggtatttttgttacttttggaATATTGGACACAGATTTCTGAAGAAGCTGCCACTGCCCCTTGGTCTGAAACTGTTCCTAAGTCATATGGGTAAAAATGATGTAAGATTCCTTGGTCATAGTTATTAGTACAGTGATTATTAAAGTAGTACATTATCCTTGGAGCATATTTTacagattatatacatatacatgcatgcaaaTTCAAATGCACAGAGATAATTCTTTTTTACCATTGTGAAAAACTTATtcttggaaatgaaaaaaatataaactcaaGGATGCATTTATGTTGGACATATAGCCAATTTACCAGATATATTAAGATAAAGTTAAGGTTacataaatgttaaataactgtttctttctcttcaggAAAGAATAGATTAGACTTCATAAATCTGGGTCAATGGGTGGTCATATTTAGCATAATATATAACTAAAAAACTCACCTAATTGCCATGCATGGATAATGATAACTTTGGGTTTATGTCTCAGTGTGCTACAGTTACTATTATTGAAAATTTCAAAGATGGTATCATTGGCCAGGATATCTGGGTCTTCTTGTTTATGATCTATCCCAATGATCCCATTACTGGTGCCACAAGACATGAACACAAGGAAGGTGCTATCTGAGGACTGGTGTTCTGGACGGTCAGCAAACTTCTCCAACACTGACTTCATTTCCTGAGAGAATCAAAAAATATTGACTGATGAGCTAATGTAAATAAATCAGTTGATGAGAATGagtctaaaggaaaaaaagaattcacattaaagaaataagaacaatagctagcatttttatagcatatactatatgctaagcaaggtgttaaatgctttacaaatataatcttatcTAATAAGTCTAGACAGTAGAAAAAGATAGCATGTTATAATGAAGATTTTAGTCAAGTTCTTGCTTAAATATTATGTACAGTCTCTCTGTGATATATGATCAGCAGATGACATTCtttgccatttgctttttttagataatatatgtatCACATCCAGAGAAGTCTGGTGGTTACTGGTTATGACACAACCTAGATCTATCTCCAAGAATGTACCAAATAAATGATTCTGTCATTTTGGGcctataatattttcttcatcaatttagaatttagaataatAACAAATCACAACAATCCTTGCCCCCATTTCAttgtggaggaaactgaggtgagtagtggttaagtaacttgcgGAGGGTAATACTGCTATAAGCATCTAAGATTGTATTTAAATTCAGGAGTTGGCTGTAAATACTAAACCCTATCCCTTGGTACCACCTACTTTTCTCTTAAGATAGAAAAACACAAGATAAGATTGGTTCCCATTCATGCACATAATGGTGATTCATTTCCTtttgggaaaaagggaaaatatgggcAGTGCTTTTGTGGACTTGAGGCTCTTACCAATGATGTAAGGTTTTCTTTGATATCCACTCTATAATCCAGGTCCTGAAGTAGCTCCTTCATTCTCTGAATGTCAAATTTAGCCTTATTTTGCTCATTTGGATGATCATATTTAGTGTTACAGATGATGAGGGCCAGACGCATACGGGTTTTCTTTTCCATAATTGCATATATCTATAagaaatacatatatgaaatgattttttcacACTTTAATTTCAACAGACTGCCTGATTTGTTTCTATAGGAATATTACAAGAAAGGAATGAATTTTAATGGGTATGTTctacttttattattgttgttcaatcatgtccaattctctgtgaACTCATTTGGGGTTGTTTTGCCAAAGATATTGGaaaggtttaccatttccttcatcaactcATTTATAAATAAGAAGACTGAGGACAGCAAGGTTtgagtggcttgcctagggtcaacCAGCTAGtcagtttctgaggtcagatttgaattgagaaaGAGGACTACATGGTACTTACTTGGCCATTACTCTACTACATTATTCTACTATGTACCCACTACACTAATATCATACTATTGATTGTTCCAATTCAGAAcacttcatcttttcctttcttccttatattCCCCAAGTGTCAAACTTCCATCAAGCCTCTCCTTTCTCAAAGGatgttaaagctaaaaaagagaacttaatatttatatagtttaacaccttcattatatttcatttaattttaagtgttttatcaatatattatttttaaattaccatTCCTTCTAGATATACTTTTGCTTTCCTCAGTCTCAAtgatagaggaggaaaaaaaataaggaaaaaaaaaatcaagccagaAACTACATGCAATAGTCCATATCATTAGTTCTATCACCTCCACAATTATTTCTTCATAGCTTAATCAATGCCAAGATTgttcaattacatataatttgGCTTTTTACTGGTATTAATACGTAgcattacattatattttaaggtctgcaaagccCTTAACAAATAATCATTTCATAGACAAGGAAATGTTATCATAGTTAcagttttatatctttttctggTTCAACTTAAAACAATCTCCATTAGTTTATAAAAGTCTCCCCATAAAATTTGTGCTGATATTAGAAAATCATCCAGATCTCTCAGGAGTATTATCTAGAAccctgagaaaaaaaatgcatttccttGTATACTAGAGACTCAAAAGTTATTGCATATATTAGTTGATGAAAAGAAGTCTATAGTCTAATTACACATTATGGCTATTCTTTGGGTTTAGCCATTCACTCATTCCTTAATATGGATTAAGTAATCTAAGTGCATCATATATCACAAATCTATCCTTCTTTCTAATTATATGAGATACTGTAGGCATTACTTTATATGATTATGATTCTGTCATTTTGGGcctataatattttcttcatcaatttagaagccatttaaaaaataaggaaaccagATTGTTCGTGTATAAATTTTTCTTAATGGCCTTGCTAGCTTTTTAtgacttctgttttgttttcctaatttcttcaatatctctttaaaaataaattctggaattttgtaaagaattttaaaattattaagaaaattgaCCTCtgatttatactttatatttactcttttgtttaaaaaaaattgaaatttgataCATGATTTGCTCTTGTTTCTTCCTTACCATATTCATCTTCTCCACACTTATTTAAAGGTCACTAGTAATGATTCAGTCATCATATTTGCAGGGTGGTACTCTTTGATATAGATGATTTGGGCCAAGCATCAAGAATTATAAAAGACAAGCAGATGCCTtgatattattttcacatttaaattttctattaacctaatggaagaaattttttttttttctgtttcttctagctcaatgctattttttctttgtcaaaataaacaaaaacctaaaGCTGCTTATGTAAGAgttgaaaagttctttttttttctttgtgctaTCTAGTCTTATCAAGTCATCTACTTCTAAcagtgatctttaaaaaaaaaaaaaaaaatcctctgccCCTTCTTGTTGAACTTTATTCTTTATGAACTTGTTATTTTATCAGTTGTTCATAAatccatttatattgtatttctttAGAAGAATGCCAGTTTACTGGCAGCCAGTATAacatcaattttgcttttttctattgCCCCCTACCATTCATGGCTCAGTTAAAGTTGCCCTCATACATTTTCCTCCCAGTTATTCATGTTCTTCCTTCCTCAGTATTGTGTAACCTGACTTAAAAGTATGttatttgagggcaggaattttgttgttgttgttttcctagAAGCTTTTGAAGTGGCTTACATAGGCACTTACTagattttgtaaaatgaaactgAACTTTTCCCTTTGTATCATTATTGTATGTTTCATGTGGTAATTACCTATAAATGTCTTGGAGGACTATTAGGCGAGTCTTTCCCTGATTACCCCTCTCAATAGATAAACTGTTTTAAATAAACAGAGCAGTTAATTATCCATGTTAGTATTTAGATTATTGCTAcacagtatataatatatatatatatatttatatatatacatatatacatacatgtatatatgtgtatatatatatatatatatatatatatatatatatatatatatataatatatatatatatatatatatatatatatattaaatggaaTGCGGGGGAGCAGAGCCCCAGGATAGAACAAAGGTCAGACTTATGATTTTTActtgagaaacagaaaagaaagtcaggaatgtATAGCAGATCTAGAAATTGGAGTATACTGGAAGTGTTGCATGTAGATATGGCTAGAGGGAGTTCTCCATGCCATTTGGATCCCCTTGAGGCATTTCTAGACATCAGCAAACTCTACCAGAAATTCTTAAACCTctatactttaggaagattattgaTTCTCCTTTTACACTCATTCATCCAAAATGATACCTCTTCATTCTTTGCTTCTTTCAATTCTTCATAGAAATCTGGAGGGCTGAGCTTGACCTTGTTTAGGGGTTCAGCTGCCTGAATAGCCCGAGGTGCtgcaagaacaagaaaaaaaatcatgataaacCAGAATATTCTCTGGCCTTTTACTTCTTTTAGAACCTGATGTAATTCTTAGGAAATGCCTCCAAGGATGACAAACCTATCCATATGATTAAAAGAAAACCGAGGTGgaagggaactttttttttttttttttttttttacaacttctGAATACCAATGGTGGTTATCCTTTGGACATTTAAAACTTTGACAAATTCAAATtcataatctctctctttttttttaaccaatatttttcttctcttgactTCCCTATATCTAAAAATTCTATCACCATTTTTTCAGATACTCTATACCTAACTCTCAAAGTCCTCTATGAATCTGGTAATGTGCTACCCTCTGGATCCTGCAAGTTAccaagttcttttgtttttttgtttttttttttcctttggaatgcATTCACATATCTTCTTTCCTTTAAGTTGCTTATAACAAATACTGCATCTTGTGGTCAGAgctgtccattttttcctatgcTTCCttgtaattttttgttgttgttctttgctatgcacattttatttttcccctttctactcTCActcaagaaggctacaattaagagTGGagattatgtttatatataatatataatatacattatatataacatatataatattatattataacatataatacacacacacatatctttgtAAGATTATCCCATAtttgtttgtcctttttctcaCTATTAGTGTAATGGGTACGTAGTAGAATAATGTAGTAGAAAACATCACTACCTTACTAATTCAAACCTTTAATATTTGACCCTTAAATTACACTCACTGCCCTTTTTGTCTCTCATTTTTCCTGATCCTACTTTCTCCTGGATGTTGCTTAGTTTTGTTGAAATACAGCTTTGATCATGTCAGTCCTTTGTGCCAACATCCCTTTGCTCAATAGCTCCCTCTTCCTTATAAGCGTAAGGTGAGATGTTGTATGTGCCCAAATTTTGTTTTACACAGGGTGAAATTTGAAATCCTTTTATACTCCAAGTATCTCTATGATTTGCATCTCTGCATCACTTCCAGTTTTAATTCTCCAGCCTCTCCTACTTAGCTTTTCACTCCAAACTAGTCTAGTCCATCTGTCATACTCTGAGCATACTGTGAATTTTTTTACACTCTCTAAGAATAGCAAAAAAGTAGTGACAACATGAATGAGTTAAAAAGTGTGAAGAATGATAAAGATCAAAAAGTTAactggaaaacaagaaaaacatcaTAGAAGGAGTAGGGATCCTGTGGTTCCCAAGTTATAAGGTAAACTCATATTATCTAATTTCAGTGCACTTCTTCATATCAATCAAACAAaacttttatttacatttatttaattcccTATCCCACTTTGCCCATAGAGATTTTCTAAAACTTCCCTCATCAAGCCTATAGGAATATCCCTTTCCCTAACCTCTTAATTACTTTCATGCATTACATTGctataaaataaatgctattcaTTAAAAACTTTTTCACTTCTCATAAAATTCTTGGCATCATAATCTCtctattatttccattattataaATTGTGAAGAAGTGAACTTTTTCTTACTGTTTGGAGCATGGTATgtgtttaataattaattttgctttctttcataCTCATTACTGAGGCCAGCCCCACTATATGTATATCTTGTGTCCTCTCAACTGATCTAGCAGGTTGACTTTCATGTTATCTCCCCATCCTATCTAATCATTAATCTCTCCCAAACATTAATTCTGTTTCTGCTGcctacaaatatttatattgtacCAATATTGTGAGTGGAGatagagaatgaaaattaatGGGTTTCATTCTATACCTCCACTCACAATAGTGGTACAATTCTCTGAAAAAGCAATAGCcactaattttattttcacacCTATTACTGTTTTCTTTACCCCTACAATCTAGCTTCCAACTTCACCTGTTAAATAAAACAATCCAGAGttattaatgatttcttaattatcacatctttttcaatttttattttttaaaaatgaaaatagaactaGACCAACAAAGCATttccatgtgcacagcagaacatgagaggattttaaatatgaaacagtaaatttccattttaagaaagtctGTATGATAAATACTACAtcttgtgttcagagctgtccattttTTCCCTATGCTtccttgtaatttttcttttgttccatgctgtgcacattttattttttccctttctc
Proteins encoded in this region:
- the LOC127554934 gene encoding caspase-12-like isoform X1, giving the protein MAEQKKIIDPLKSIKTKPTKMIKNIFDDLIEQDVINPNQIRDMKKDFLIVKDRSENLIKTVTHKSSQISQIVVKRFLTASQQLHSAIQGEDENSEEIENAGMSQTVASILAPRAIQAAEPLNKVKLSPPDFYEELKEAKNEEIYAIMEKKTRMRLALIICNTKYDHPNEQNKAKFDIQRMKELLQDLDYRVDIKENLTSLEMKSVLEKFADRPEHQSSDSTFLVFMSCGTSNGIIGIDHKQEDPDILANDTIFEIFNNSNCSTLRHKPKVIIIHAWQLGTVSDQGAVAASSEICVQYSKSNKNTFCEDATRKEHVEKDFICFHSTTPYDIFLEDDQVGSLFISLLIDCFQQFSWCCHVEEVFRKVQKSFSTSSNPAPMPTIERQSMTRYFYLFPGI
- the LOC127554934 gene encoding caspase-12-like isoform X3, producing the protein MAEQKKIIDPLKSIKTKPTKMIKNIFDDLIEQDVINPNQIRDMKKDFLIVKDRSENLIKTVTHKSSQISQIVVKRFLTASQQLHSAIQGEDENSEEIENAGMSQTVASILAPRAIQAAEPLNKVKLSPPDFYEELKEAKNEEIYAIMEKKTRMRLALIICNTKYDHPNEQNKAKFDIQRMKELLQDLDYRVDIKENLTSLEMKSVLEKFADRPEHQSSDSTFLVFMSCGTSNGIIGIDHKQEDPDILANDTIFEIFNNSNCSTLRHKPKVIIIHAWQLGTVSDQGAVAASSEICVQYSKSNKNTFCEDATRKEHVEKDFICFHSTTP
- the LOC127554934 gene encoding caspase-12-like isoform X4, coding for MAEQKKIIDPLKSIKTKPTKMIKNIFDDLIEQDVINPNQIRDMKKDFLIVKDRSENLIKTVTHKSSQISQIVVKRFLTASQQLHSAIQGEDENSEEIENAGMSQTVASILAPRAIQAAEPLNKVKLSPPDFYEELKEAKNEEIYAIMEKKTRMRLALIICNTKYDHPNEQNKAKFDIQRMKELLQDLDYRVDIKENLTSLEMKSVLEKFADRPEHQSSDSTFLVFMSCGTSNGIIGIDHKQEDPDILANDTIFEIFNNSNCSTLRHKPKVIIIHAWQLGNSLVSWAGKLPSALGLDPAPLICFATDPGQKISVADVL